In a genomic window of Penaeus chinensis breed Huanghai No. 1 chromosome 30, ASM1920278v2, whole genome shotgun sequence:
- the LOC125041148 gene encoding metabotropic glutamate receptor 3-like, with amino-acid sequence MESSRFFLTLLTVALTSLPHPWRAEAIATNPSNTKNVTLIYPSDATLFIGSLFPIHASRRDVSLGFDVCNRLQGEDGIQPLEAMLYTLDQINQNSEILPGITLGALALDSCESPSVALDQALGFIKGYLAGENKYHEADFMCTDGSIPTYRGGKFDKVVGVIGGQTSEVSVQMASVLRVIEMPQISYLSTSASLSNREKYPFFLRTVPSDSTQAEAILQILSKFGWTYASVVYSRGEYGEGGFQQLKSQASRFHVCFAAPSHRLAKDDSDDTYREVVRALLARNASVVVVFANDEVTAKLMKTVQLHGRYSHIVWVGSDGWSSSSPKQAEAVVEGAIAVRPLVNSLPGFDEYFRSLTPAGNQRNPWFAEYCAQGNCPPNASYAQAPWLHFVRDAVYAFAHALHNMWEARCEGNPGLCDAMAHSGHVHGHELFGHLLNVSFEDVNGRSFQFDKTGAAFPRYSILNYQRVDDYNYMWVPVGTYSRSSEGKILDLEESSLKFRQYDHLPVSSCGTPCQPGEAKILLQDKCCWRCEPCQDYQYLDNSTQLCKDCDECDAPDESKGACKKKEERFIDYKNRWAITSLAFASLGIFSTVLVAVIFWVYLDTPVIKASSRELSYILLAGIFLSFAMTFVIVAPPTFFTCGITRFFLGFCYTVCYAAILTKTNRISRIFNKNPSKPHKAKYTSPRSQMVIVTLLVSVEVIINISWLVYYSPSTKHLCSRDTGYRIRICNGLDDYSYIVGLIYPLVLVCFCTVYAIKTRKCPGGFNEARFIAFTNYTTCLIWLVFVPLYLSSGASDDVRIVTLAMSLSLGGFVQLGCLFFPKVHIVLFKPEKNTKDAVMSIQRTSSYRAGSIRQQPPDNLQHHSAPAIIFLNSKPPVKPEGGGLQIPQFHDQNLNPNDVPGLVNKGFFTGMSKPKEPTVL; translated from the exons ATGGAGAGCTCGCGCTTCTTCCTGACGCTCCTGACGGTTGCGCTGACGTCGCTCCCACACCCTTGGAGGGCCGAAGCCATAGCCACCAATCCTTCGAACACCAAGAACGTGACCTTGATCTATCCTTCCGACGCCACGCTGTTCATAGGCTCGCTGTTCCCGATCCATGCGAGTCGACGGGACGTTAGCTTGGGCTTCGACGTGTGCAATCGGCTGCAG gGCGAGGACGGCATCCAGCCCTTAGAGGCCATGCTGTACACCCTCGACCAGATCAACCAGAACAGCGAGATCCTCCCTGGCATCACCCTCGGGGCACTGGCACTCGACTCCTGTGAATCCCCCAGCGTCGCCCTCGACCAGGCCCTCGGCTTCATTAAGg GTTACCTGGCAGGTGAGAACAAGTACCACGAGGCAGACTTCATGTGTACTGATGGGTCTATCCCTACGTACCGTGGAGGGAAGTTCGACAAAGTGGTTGGTGTGATCGGAGGACAAACTTCGGAAGTGTCTGTACAG atgGCCAGCGTCCTGCGTGTGATCGAGATGCCGCAGATCAGTTACCTCAGCACCTCAGCCTCTCTCAGCAACAGGGAAAAATATCCCTTTTTCCTCCGCACGGTTCCTTCCGACAGCACTCAGGCCGAAGCTATCCTGCAGATCCTCAG CAAATTCGGCTGGACTTACGCCAGCGTCGTGTACAGCCGAGGCGAGTACGGCGAGGGCGGCTTCCAGCAGCTGAAATCGCAGGCGAGTCGTTTCCACGTGTGCTTTGCCGCTCCTTCGCACCGTCTGGCCAAGGACGACAGCGACGACACCTACAGGGAGGTCGTGAGGGCGCTGCTGGCCAGGAATGCTAGTG TGGTGGTGGTCTTCGCTAACGACGAGGTCACAGCGAAGTTAATGAAAACGGTGCAGCTCCACGGCCGCTACTCGCACATCGTCTGGGTGGGGTCTGACGGCTGGAGTTCATCGTCGCCAAAG CAAGCGGAGGCGGTGGTCGAAGGCGCCATCGCCGTCAGGCCTTTGGTCAACTCTCTGCCTGGCTTCGATGAGTACTTCCGCTCCCTCACTCCTGCAGGGAACCAACGCAACCCGTGGTTTGCTGAGTACTGCGCCCAGGGGAACTGCCCCCCGAA CGCCTCCTACGCACAGGCCCCGTGGTTGCACTTCGTCAGAGACGCCGTCTACGCCTTCGCCCACGCTCTGCACAACATGTGGGAGGCGCGGTGCGAGGGGAATCCGGGTCTCTGCGACGCCATGGCCCACAGTGGACACGTACACGGACACGAGCTCTTTGGACACCTACTCAATGTGTCTTTTGAAG acgtCAACGGTCGTAGCTTCCAGTTCGATAAAACGGGGGCGGCCTTCCCTCGATACAGTATCCTCAACTACCAGCGTGTGGATGACTATAACTACATGTGGGTCCCCGTCGGCACTTATTCAC GGTCATCAGAGGGCAAAATTCTCGACCTCGAAGAATCCTCCTTGAAATTCCGCCAGTACGACCACCTCCCTGTGTCTTCCTGCGGGACGCCTTGTCAGCCGGGAGAGGCCAAGATACTG TTACAAGATAAATGCTGCTGGCGGTGTGAACCCTGCCAAGACTACCAGTACTTAGACAACAGCACGCAGCTCTGCAAAGACTGCGACGAATGCGACGCCCCTGACGAGAGCAAAGGCGCGtgcaagaagaaggaggaaaggttcATTGACTACAAGAACCGGTGGGCGATCACGTCCCTGGCCTTCGCTAGTTTGG gcATCTTCAGCACGGTCCTGGTAGCGGTCATCTTCTGGGTTTACCTGGACACACCTGTGATCAAAGCATCCTCGAGGGAACTCTCATACATCCTCCTGGCGGggatcttcctctccttcgccatgACCTTCGTGATCGTCGCCCCGCCCACCTTCTTCACCTGCGGCATCACGAGGTTCTTCCTGGGCTTCTGCTACACCGTCTGCTACGCCGCCATCCTCACCAAGACCAACAGGATATCGAGGATTTTCAACAAGAACCCGAGCAAGCCACATAAG GCCAAGTACACCTCCCCGCGCTCCCAAATGGTAATCGTCACCCTCCTCGTAAGCGTGGAAGTGATCATCAACATCTCTTGGCTCGTGTACTATTCGCCCTCGACGAAGCACCTCTGCTCGAGAGACACTGGCTATCGCATCCGCATCTGCAACGGCCTTGATGACTATTCGTACATCGTGGGTCTTATCTATCCGCTGGTGTTGGTCTGTTTCTGCACCGTGTACGCCATCAAGACCAGGAAG TGTCCCGGAGGCTTCAACGAGGCCCGGTTCATCGCCTTCACGAACTACACGACCTGCCTCATCTGGCTCGTCTTCGTGCCTCTCTACCTGTCCTCGGGGGCCTCTGATGACGTCAGGATCGTCACTCTGGCCATGTCTCTGTCGCTCGG AGGATTCGTACAGCTCGGGTGCCTGTTCTTCCCGAAAGTTCACATCGTGTTATTTAAGCCCGAGAAGAACACGAAGGACGCCGTGATGAGCATCCAGAGGACCTCCTCCTACAGGGCGGGATCCATCCGCCAGCAGCCTCCGGATAACTTGCAGCATCACTCGGCTCCCGCGATCATCTTCCTGAACA GCAAGCCACCCGTTAAGCCAGAAGGGGGTGGTCTCCAGATCCCTCAGTTCCACGACCAGAACCTCAACCCAAATGACGTTCCTGGCTTAGTTAACAAAGGCTTCTTCACGGGGATGTCGAAGCCTAAAGAACCCACGGTTTTGTAA